AGGCCAATGGATCAGCGGTGATCAGCCGCGACGAGACCACAGAAAAGCTCCATTTCTGGTCTCCGCTGGTGTACCCGGTGTTTTCCATTCTGGATCCCAGCACCACCTTCACGTTGGATTCCCGCCAGACGGGCAACGGCATCGTGGATGCGTTCGTGCACACGACCGAACAATACGTGACCGTCCACCAGGATTCCGTGCTTCAGGATCGGTTCGCGGAGGGGATCCTCACCACGTTGATCGAAGAAGGCCCCAAGGTTTTGGCCAAGCCTTCCGACTACGCCGCGCGCGCCAACGTGATGTGGTCGGCCACCATGGCCTTGCAGGGCGGCATGGGCTCGGGGCTTCCCGGTGACTGGGCTTCGCACGGCATCGGACACGAATTGACCGCCTTCTACGGCCTGGACCATGCCCGCACCTTGGCCATCGTGCTTCCTGGTGTATGGCGCCACCAATTCGAGATGAAAAAGGAGCGGCTCGCCCAGTACGGAACCCGCGTATGGGGGCTTTCGGGCGAGGTCGCATGGATCGCGTCGCGGGCCATCGAACTCACCGAGGCGTTTTTCGAGAGCATGGGGGTTCCCACCCGGTTTTCCGAATATGGGATCGATGCCGCCGAGGCCGGAGCGAAGGTGCGGGCGCGCTTCACCGAGCGCAACGCCAAACAGGGGGAAAACGGCTCGCTTTCTCCCGAGGATGTCGAGAAGATCCTGGTCTCGCGGGCTTGAACCTAGATCCCGCAATAGAGCCGGGCGCATCGCATCCCAGCTCGCACAGCATCTTGGCTCGTACGGTCTCGTCGCCGCACCTAACAGGGGTGCGCCTCCTCGCCCGCCAAGCCAATCTGCAGCGCGTTCAGGGCGCGCTGCATCCCTCTCTATCACGGGATCTAGGTTGAACTCTCCTCTGACGTTTTCTGACCGAAGGCCACCGCACCCCGGGTGGCCTTTTTTATTTCCCCGCCAGACGGATGGCCGCCGCTTGCGTCGCCACGGTGACGGCCAACCCGATGCCAAAGGTCGCGGCGATGGACAAGTGGGGAAGGAGGAGGGCCAGCGTCGCGAAAAAGCAGGTCAGTCCGGTCAGGGCGGGCAGAAATCCGCGCAGCATGGTGGTGACCGCGGACGGGCCTTCCTGCGCCTGGGTGAAGGCGACCAGGATGGTTGTGGAGATGGGAAATGGGGCCAGGAGTCCGCTCCAGTTGGGCCCCAGACGGTGGGCCAGGGTGGCGATGGTACCGACCAGCGCCGCCGCCGAAGCCATCCTTGCCGGGAGATCCCACGAGGGTCGGTCGGGGAGGGCGGCCACGGATGCGGGCTGAGGGGCCGCAGGGAGGAGGAATCTGGCCATTCCCAGCGCGCACAGCGCTCCCACCAGGCGTGCCACGATACCCAACGACCAAGGCGACATCGCCCAAGCCGCCAGGAGATAGGCCGTCCATCCACTGGGGAGGGCCGCCCACCAGGGCCATTTCTGGCAGATGCGCGCATACACGTTGGCGAAGACCGCCAAGGCGACAATTCCCGACAATGCCGACCGGGCGGAGACCGCGGCGAAGGCCGCTCCCTGCTCGAGGGTCACGACGAACAGGAGCGGACCGGCCACGAACGGGAGGGCGGCGATCCAGCCTCCCACCGTGTTTCCCCAGCGACGGGCTGACAGCGATGCCGCCCCCACCAAAAGGGGCGCGAGGAGAAATCGAAGGAGCAGTGTGCTCACGAACGCGACAATTCCCAGCGCACGTGCTCGCGAAGGCGATCGAGGTTGGGGAAATCCAACCCGAAATCTTGACGGATTCCGTCCACGGAGAACAGGTACGGATCCTTTCCGTAGCCCTTGTCCTCCAGGACCACGTCCACCTTCCTGCCGAGGATCTCCTGGGCGAGCATGGCGACCTCCTCCCACGAACGCCACTGCGAAGACAGGGCGTAGTGGACCGTGGGAGTGGTGCTGGTGCTGGACATCAGCGCGAGGTAGACTTCGGCGATGTCGGAGGCGTGCAGAAATTGTGTCCCGTCGTGCTGCACCAGATGGATGGATTCTCCGAGCTTCGCCGCCCGGGCCAGGTCGGAAAACCGTCGGTCCGGCTGGCTGGAAGCGCCTTCCACGATGGGTTCGCCGAAGATGTAGCCGGGGCGCACGATGTGGACCTGGATCTTGTGCTGGTGGCCGAAGGCGCGCAGGTAGGATTCCGTCCCAGCCTTGGTCGCTCCGTAGAAGTCCATGGGTTTGGGCGCCATGTCTTCCCGGTTCAGCGAGGCCATTTCCCCACAAGCTGCGGTGGAGCTGGTGTAGATGACCCTCTTCACACCTGCATCGACGGCGGTCTGGAACAGGCGAATGGAGGCTTCCGTGTCGTTGCGGAGCATTTCCAGGCCGGAGTCCCCCCATCCCAGCGCGATGTGCACCAGCGCGTCCGCTCCCGCCAGGACGGGCTCCCAGGAGTCGGGATCGGTCAGGTCGCCTCGCTGGAGGGTGATGCCTTCCACTTTGCCCAATGCGGGAACCTTGAGCGGATTGCGGCCGGCGGCCACCACCTGGTGGCCCGCCTTGGCCAGTCGGACGGCGACATGGCTTCCGATGAATCCCGTGGCACCCGTGACGACGATCTTCATATCTGAACCACTTCAGTTGAGGTAGGCGACAAATCCCAACGATAGTTCAAGATGGCTTCCGTCCGATTCGCGACCGGCACCCAGGAAAAGGTCCGGGTGGGGGGACGATGGTGCGGCCCAAAGCAATTCGGAGCGCAAACCGAAGTTTCCTTTCAGGGCGGCGAGCACACCCAGGCCTGTGCCAAATTCTGTCCAGCTGGCCTCGCCCAGCCGGGAATGCTTCTGGGAGCTGTGCCGCCAGAGTCCAGGGATGTACAGGTCGGCGCCGGCGCCTTGCAAAATCACCGCTCCCAAGCCCAGATCCCAACGCATTTCGGCCATGGTCGTGTCCTGGCCAAGGCCGCGGCGCGTCTCCTCCGTGCGTCCCCAGGCGCCGGTCAGCACGATCCTGGGGATGGGACGGATCACCACGTGGCCGTCGATCCAGGTCCGGGCATCGGCCATGGGTGGCTGGACCCAAGTGATGCGGGCACCAGCGCCCAGACGGCTGGGCGTTTCTTCGATGTTTTCCGTCACGGGTTGCGGTGCGCACACGAGGGCGGTCAGAAGCGTAAGGATGATCATGTGGCTCCGATCGATTCCAGGATCCGAAGGTAGCTGGACCACCGGTCGGCGTGGATCTCTCCGCGTTCCACCGCGGAAGCCACGGCGCAGCCGGGTTCCTCCCGGTGCAGGCAGTCGTTGAAGCGGCATTTTCCGAAATAGGCGTCGAAATCCGAGAAGTACAGCTGAAGCTCGATCGACGACAACCGATGCAGGGCGAGTTCCCGGATGCCAGGGGTGTCGATGATCCTTCCGCCGCCGGGAAGCCGAAAAACGCCGCTGCGGGTGGTCGTGTGTCGTCCGCGGCCGTCTTTTCTGCGTACTTCGCCGATCTCCACCGCGGCGTCCGGAATCATGGCGCGCACCAGCGAGCTTTTCCCGACACCGGAGCTTCCCGCGAACGCGGCCCAGCGCGTCCCGATGCGCTCTTGCAGTTCCGGAAGTCCTTCGCCCGTGTTGGCGGAGCCCGCCACCACGGGAATGCCCATGCGGCGGTAGGTGTCTAGATCCGGCAATGGCGCCAGATCGGACTTGTTCAGGAAAATCATGGGTTCCACGCCCCCCAGCTGCGCGGTCACCAGGAAGCGATCCACCAATCGTGGGTGGAAGGCGGGGCGGTCGCACGACGCGACGATCACCAGCACATCGAGGTTGGCGGCCACCACGATGTCCAAGTGGTCGCGGGCGTCGGGACCAGGCCTGGAAATGCGCGTGCGTCGCGGTTGGATGGACGTCAGAAGCCAGCCGGAGCCCGGGAGAGCGTGGATCTCCACCTTGTCGCCCACGGCCAAAAGGGATTCCTGTGTCAGGCGAAGACGGGGCGAATAGGAGCATTCCACGGTGGTATCGGGATGGTCCAAGGGCTCCACCTCGCAGGTGCGTCGGCTCACGCCCACCACGATTCCCGATCTGCCTTCTCCAAGAACATCCGGGAGCTTGTCCACCTGGATCTTGCCTTGTCTGCCCCGCAGATCGCGCTTGCGCTTGATCCCGCCCATCGGGTCCTCGGCGAAGCCTTCCCGCCAGATCATTTCCGCATTGACTCTCCGGGAGCGCGACAGTCTGCGGCCACCGTTTCGATCGAAATCGGGTTCTTCCACGCTCAGCGGGGGTTCCTCATCCGGCAAGGGAACGGATCGATCGATCCTTGAGATCTGTCAGGAGATTTTGGAGATGCACTTTTGCCGGCACTTCCGGCAAATGGATCAATTCGCCGGCGGCTAGATCCAATTCCGAGGCGATCATTTCCAAGGCCTGCGAGAGGACACCCTCCTCCGCCAGGATGGATAGGAGCGCTTGGGTGGGCAAGGCGGCCAGGTCGGCCAACGATCTGCCGGTCAGTTCACGACGCACCAAGGCGGGAAAGCTGACCAGTCCGTTGGCGAGATCCAAGCGGGCTGGTTTGTCCAGATCCGCCACGCCGCCCAGATCCAACAGATCGTCGCACATCTGGAAGGCCATTCCGAAATGGTACCCCAAGCGTCCTGCGGCCTCGATTTGTTCTGGGGTGAGACCGGCGGAAAGGGCCCCGCAACGGCAACAGGTATCCAACAGAGAGGCCGTTTTGAGGTGGATCACTTCGCGGTAGAGCGCCCAAGTGGGGGCTGTGTGCCGAGAAAGGTCCAGCTCGGCGACTTCGCCTGCCACCAACTGGCAAGAAGCCTTGTTGATCGCCTCCACGATGTCCGGCAAACGGGTCCGGATGGCAAGCTTCATGGAGCGGGCGAAGACGTAGTCACCAACCAGAACGGCCATTTTGTTGCCCCAACGCAGTGGTGCGGAGGCCTCGCCGCGGCGCAATTCGGATTCGTCGATCACATCGTCGTGGGCAAGGGAAGCCACATGCAACAGCTCGATCGCCGCCGCGGAAAGCCGGGCCGCCTCAAGGTTTGGCGTGGGGCTCAGGCGGGCGGTCAGGAGCAAAAGCGTGGATCGCACCCGCTTTCCCTGGCGTGCCGAAAGCCAGCGAAGCCGCTCCGGAAGCTCGCCGGGAGCGTCATCCGCCTGCTGTACAAGCAGGTCCCAGGATTTGTCCAGATCCTCCCGGATGAGGGTTCTGGCAGATTCCAGGGCCTGGGAGCTCTGGTCTGGATGGATTGTTGAGGTCGTGGCCTTGGGCACAGTTCTGGAAAAGTACTCGTTCTCGATCCGGTTGGGCGGGCTTGCACCATGTAGATGGTGTTACCATATTCCCGAGATCGGTCTCCACCGGATGGAGGAACCGCCCGGTTAGACCGAAATGGAAGGAGCTCCAATGATACCCTCGCGCTGTTCTCTCCTGACTTTGCTTGGTGTGGCAGGCTTTGCTTTCGCTGTGGAACCCTCGAGCACCGAAGACTACGTGGTGCGCCGAGGCCAGACGGTGAGCTACATCGCCTTCATCAAATTTGGGGCCTACAACGACTCCATCGGGGCGATGCTCCGCAAGGACAACCCCCAGATCCAGGACATGGACAGGATTCAGGTGGGACAGGTGATCAAGCTGCGCAAGGAAGCCAAGGCTCCTGTTGTCGCAGAAAGG
This DNA window, taken from Fibrobacterota bacterium, encodes the following:
- the rsgA gene encoding ribosome small subunit-dependent GTPase A, yielding MEEPDFDRNGGRRLSRSRRVNAEMIWREGFAEDPMGGIKRKRDLRGRQGKIQVDKLPDVLGEGRSGIVVGVSRRTCEVEPLDHPDTTVECSYSPRLRLTQESLLAVGDKVEIHALPGSGWLLTSIQPRRTRISRPGPDARDHLDIVVAANLDVLVIVASCDRPAFHPRLVDRFLVTAQLGGVEPMIFLNKSDLAPLPDLDTYRRMGIPVVAGSANTGEGLPELQERIGTRWAAFAGSSGVGKSSLVRAMIPDAAVEIGEVRRKDGRGRHTTTRSGVFRLPGGGRIIDTPGIRELALHRLSSIELQLYFSDFDAYFGKCRFNDCLHREEPGCAVASAVERGEIHADRWSSYLRILESIGAT
- a CDS encoding iron-containing alcohol dehydrogenase yields the protein MLNFEFSNPTRLVFGRDTIARLSTLVPKGARVLITYGGGSILRNGVHQAVRDALGDAFVVEFGGIEPNPRFETLMKAVQIVRDQSIDFLLPVGGGSVLDGTKFIAAAAKYEGSDAWEILRTTGGVVKSALPIGAVLTLPATGSEANGSAVISRDETTEKLHFWSPLVYPVFSILDPSTTFTLDSRQTGNGIVDAFVHTTEQYVTVHQDSVLQDRFAEGILTTLIEEGPKVLAKPSDYAARANVMWSATMALQGGMGSGLPGDWASHGIGHELTAFYGLDHARTLAIVLPGVWRHQFEMKKERLAQYGTRVWGLSGEVAWIASRAIELTEAFFESMGVPTRFSEYGIDAAEAGAKVRARFTERNAKQGENGSLSPEDVEKILVSRA
- a CDS encoding polyprenyl synthetase family protein, coding for MPKATTSTIHPDQSSQALESARTLIREDLDKSWDLLVQQADDAPGELPERLRWLSARQGKRVRSTLLLLTARLSPTPNLEAARLSAAAIELLHVASLAHDDVIDESELRRGEASAPLRWGNKMAVLVGDYVFARSMKLAIRTRLPDIVEAINKASCQLVAGEVAELDLSRHTAPTWALYREVIHLKTASLLDTCCRCGALSAGLTPEQIEAAGRLGYHFGMAFQMCDDLLDLGGVADLDKPARLDLANGLVSFPALVRRELTGRSLADLAALPTQALLSILAEEGVLSQALEMIASELDLAAGELIHLPEVPAKVHLQNLLTDLKDRSIRSLAG
- a CDS encoding NAD(P)-dependent oxidoreductase → MKIVVTGATGFIGSHVAVRLAKAGHQVVAAGRNPLKVPALGKVEGITLQRGDLTDPDSWEPVLAGADALVHIALGWGDSGLEMLRNDTEASIRLFQTAVDAGVKRVIYTSSTAACGEMASLNREDMAPKPMDFYGATKAGTESYLRAFGHQHKIQVHIVRPGYIFGEPIVEGASSQPDRRFSDLARAAKLGESIHLVQHDGTQFLHASDIAEVYLALMSSTSTTPTVHYALSSQWRSWEEVAMLAQEILGRKVDVVLEDKGYGKDPYLFSVDGIRQDFGLDFPNLDRLREHVRWELSRS